The genomic window AAATCgtttgaaattcattcattcattcatcttctaccgcttatccgaactatctcgggtcacggggagcctgtgcctatctcaggcgtcatcgggcatcaaggcaggatacaccctggacggagtgccaacccatcgcagggcgcacacacactctcatccactcatacaatcacacactacggacaattttccagagatgccaatcaacctaccatgcatgtctttggaccgggggaggaaaccggagtacccggaggaaacccccgaggcacggggagaacatgcaaactccacacacaaggtggaggcgggaatcgaaccccgaccctggaggtgtgaggcgaacgtgctaaccactaagccaccgtgaccccccatcGTTTGAAattgtttgctatttttttttatatatatatatctctaatgatataaaaattttattctgtattcagGATGGTGTGTGACATTAAGATGAAAAATACTATATCTTTTTAGTATCCTGGATTTTATTCTTTCTATACAcgtattgatttcttttttgatCGCTGCTGGGGAAATGAAGAACCATTCACATGTAAACAATTGATCACAGTAAATCCACCTACCTGTGTGATCtcgggaggtgggaggaaaccaaaaaaacctggaggaaacccacacagacgcATGGAGAAAATGTTCAAATACTGGGTCCTGGAGCggagagggttttttttttgtttgtttgtttgtttttttagataaaaCACATGTTTACTCGTAATTAGTTATATCAAGGACACTAACTGATATAATTATGAATGTACAACACGTTCATTTATACCTGTTTGACTCACTTTCTGggaaataaaaaactttgaagACAATTTGGAATAACATAAtcaatctatctctctctctctctctctctctctctgtagactAGGGCTAGATTtcaacatcagcagcagcacCTGTTCCCAATGAAGGATGAGAGTTACAAAGCGATGCCGCCCTCTGCTGGTCATTGTATGAAGCTGCAACAAAGAGACCGTTTCCGAATCTTTTTAGTGAGTCAGATCATTTGGCACAGCAACAAAGGTCGACTCACCGATAAGAATCGACTCTATTTGATTTCAAacagcaattattattatttaggtttttttttacataagtCAAAcgaaaattgtaatatttttgtgtaatatttttatgtaatgtcTTTCTTTGCTTAACTATGACTCATATTATGAATCAGATCACTCGGCTCACCACCCATATTTGATTCACCAGTTACAGCTAAATCATTCGGTTGCGAAATGGctcttgcacattttttataaacCATATAAACCTTTTTGGAAACGCTTTCCTGTTTCGTTAGGATTGAAATGGGGAAATCAACAGCATGAGTCAGATCTTTTGACTCATTAGTAGGAGTCGACTTGAATAACCGACTCCTAAATCTAGGTAGAGGAAATGCATGAGATTTCCAAAGCCATGAttacattttctgatattttagatggtttatacattttataatgcaTTCAGAATATTCGGTTTTCAGAGTCAGTCACTTTGAATGAAAACGTCttccaaaagaaataaatacaaatgttatCAGTGACTACAGACAGAAAACAACTAAAACAACTGATGACCTTTTTTATTGCAGCTTCAGCATTTTTTAAAGTAACCTCTATACCGGAAAACAGAATCAgaataaactttaaataatgCTACTCATAAATACGCTACTTGATAAACATTGATGTTCAACAATAGAAACGgagatattatattaaatagcTCTGATTCAGACAGAGGGAGTGACCTTTTCTGGAGTGACCTTAACCACACGGAGATGTGGAGTCGTACTGTCCGGTAATTTGACCTCAGAGACTTTGACTAGGAAATTAAACAAGCTACAATTTCTGGATGAGAACAGACGAAGCTCCGCCCCCGCCGTTGCAGATACCCGCCAGGCCGTATTGCCCGGGCTGCAGCTGGTGCACCATGTGTCCGACGATCCTCGTTCCTGACATCCTGTAgggtaaaataaacacattatttagGAAACAAGTAAATTCAAGTACGAACCTTAACGACAGTATATATGAACCAAACTGCGTTCTGTTACCCGATTGGGTGGCCGAGAGAAACCGCTCCACCGTTGACGTTCACTTTGCCTGGGTCGATGTCCAGCATCTTAATGTTGGCCAGAACAACCACACTGAAAGCTTCGTTTATTTCCCACATGGCCACGTCATCCTTCTTCAACCCGGCTGCGCTAAGGACCTACACCACAACACCGTACAACACAGAAACCGCTCAGAAACGCATCGTCATCAAGATTATTCTCTGACTGATGATAAACAGCTGCTCACCTTGGGCACAGCGAAAGCTGGAGCGATCGGGAAGTCGATAGGAGCCACGGCGGCATCAGCAAATGCTGAGAAATAGTTACGTTTAATAAAAGAAGTGcaaagcagttaaaaaaaataaataaggcgAAGATGATAATCGTTCTATCCGTTAGACCTCTCACCTACAATCCTCGCCAGCGGTGTGACGTTAAGTCTTTTTGCAGCGTCTGCCGTCATGAGGACTACCGCAGCCGCGCCGTCGTTCAGAGTGCTGGCGTTAGCTGCCGTCACCGTGCCTGCAAGTCATATAGACAGAATAAATCACTACGTTCTGTATGGTATCTGTTAATGTCTGTTTGTTGCAGTGTTTATCCCACACAGGGTCACTGGGAACCTGGAAAGTACATATTAGTGACCTTAGAGTAAGTTCTAAGGAGAACACCGCGATTTAATTAAACTCGTACCGTTCTCTTTCTGGAAGACAGTCTTCAGGTTGGGCACTTTGCTAAAATCCACCTTCCTCCACTCTTCATCCTCCTTCACGACAACGTCTGGCTTGCCTGCACAGAAATGCACAACGTTCACATCAACCAGTTTTCCTTAAAGGTGTGGTCTGTCATTTTTCCATCGTGTTTCTAGACCTGTACTAATCACATAACTTCCACAAAAGCTTGGAAAATACTGATGTGGCAAGGAGTTGTCGGTGTCAGACATTTCAGACATGCAAATATTTTTCAGGCCCAGAAATTAACACCCTAGCTCTACCTCAAACCACAACTCCTGCTGCTTTCCTCTAAGGAACGTCCGAGCCGTAGGTAATACAGCTTTAAAAGGTTGGTTGTGATTGGAGTTTACCTTTTAAGGCTCACAatgatttggaaaaaaaattaaaaaattacatactgcacctttaaatcaTTCCAAGCCTCTGAATGAGTGCGTATGAAAGCAACACAtcacagtttgtccattttGTGGTGCAGTAATAAGCAGTCAGAGACCTTTTTGTGGGATGCTCACTGGCACCACCTCTTTAGCCAGGATTCCTGACTCCCATGCTGCTTTGCTGCGTGTGTACGAGTTAATGGCGTAGGCGTCCTGCTCCTCTcgggaaatgctgcttttcTTGGCTGTGTTTTCCGCACAGTTTCcctgaacataaaaaaaaacggaAGTAACGAAAGAGACACATGAAGTCGACCTGAACGCATTTCTTAAACCGGGAACAAGACTACCATGTGAATCTTGTTGTAGACGTCCGTAAGGCCGTCCTTCACGATCAGATCCTCCATCTTCACCCCGCCGTATGAAGGCGCCTCTCTCGCCATCACGTATGGGACCTGCGACATGCTCTCCATGCCTCCTGCTACCATCACATCCTACAAACATCACAACTGATTTAAATGACGAATGACATGATGTAAATGATGAAAATGATTTCCATTCTTACATCACAGGAAGCAACTACACAGGATGAGAAGAAAGTTTCTATGTTTCTAGTGTTAATATAAACAGTAGCCTTGACTGATACCTGGTGCCCACACATCAGACTCTGTGCAGCCATCATGATGGACTTCATGCCTGATGCACAGactttgtttattgttgttgctgGAGTGGAGAGAGGCAGACCTGCACGGTgaacagcaaaagaaaaaagttagaaattattaatattttattaagacACTGCTGAATACAATCGAGACATCATACACCAaaatatcaattaaaaatattgaCAGTTTATCTGATTTGACTTTGTGGAGGATCCAGAAGAACCGTATAATTCCAACATCTTCAAACCTCTGCTGTCTACTTGTGGCATGTGAaccatgttgttgttgttgttgtttgagaATAAACCTTGAAGGATTTACAGTACGTATGTGTTCATCAGTATTTTTCTGATGCCCTTGTGTAGCGCAGTCATACCAGCGCCTAGAAGAGCTTGTCTCGTTGGAGCTTGCCCTTCACCCGCCTGTAGCACATTGCCCATATAAACCTCCTTCACTGCCTCCGGTGGGATTCCTGCAAAACATTTCCACCTCAGACTTCTCTATACAGCATCATAcgtattatcatcatcatcatcatcatcatacaacTTCTGGAACAAACAGTACATAATGCATGCTtgtctctttattctttctttcttagtgAAAATAAGTAGTGTTAAGAGGTGTTAGATTTCAGTAGGTCATTACCTGCCTGCTCGATCGCTCCTTTAATGGCAATGGAGCCTAGTTTGGTAGCAGGAAGTGTAGATAGGCTGCCTTTAAACGACCCTATAGGGGTGCGGGCTGCACTGACGATAACAACTTCCTGTTGGGGTGCAAAcacataatattattaaatactttaattAACAGCTAGTTAAGGAAGATAAAATGGGTTCTGTGGCCTGTTcatgcacaaaaacaaaagtctgaaccaaattgtttttgttaaaatcaCGTGACAATCCACTCAAAACTGTCCATAAAACGCAAAATATGTCTGTATTACAAACTACAGTTCTTACATCATCATATTGGGAATTTAAtccaaaatattacaaaaagaaaacagtatGTTTTAATTTAAGTCCACTAAATAACTGAAGCTGTTTAGATTACTATTAAATTAATAAGaagtaacaaaaaaacactacagcaagaacaaagtttatataaagttctTAATACTGGAAGTAAAATGTGTATTTGCTCGTTTACAGTATATACCCTGCGTTGCCATGGTAATTAAATGCAGGCATTTGATTGGACAGTTGCAGACATCGTTCAATATTTGGAGCTTGCAATTAACTCCTGAAAAATTCTCTCAcatcaacacaaaaaataattagtgtacacacacacacacacacacacacacacacacacacacacacacacacacacacgttcagaaACTCACATTGAGAGCTGGTCGTGAGCTGTATGTCCTGGACACATATTTGTGTGCCTGTAAAGATTTATTGAAAAAAAGCATGGTTTAGTGATGAAACCTAACATGTTTATGAGTTAAGTTGTAATTCAGTAATTCAGCAAAAATCACTAACACAAAGATTCATCTGAAATCtagcttttttccccctaattAGTGAGCTAGAGGCCTGTAGCTGCTATCAGACACGGGCTGCGTCCAATAAACGCGCGTTCGTGCACATCTAGTGCACTTCATCTAGTGCACGCGCCTTTTCTACAGTCGCGTATGAAGTGCACTAGATTTGCAGCACAGCGCGGTTTGGGATACAGCCCCGGCTACAGCGGGTAAACCGTGCTAACCGGCTAAACATTGCTTTGTTGACTCACCGGGGGCTAAAGGAGAGTTCAGAAATCGATTGTACTCGTACCCGAGGTTTAATTTTTTACTTACCAGCCTTCGACAGAGCTGAGTGCGTGTGCTGAGGAGTGACATCGCGACGAGAAAAAAGTTTCACCTTCACCTCGGGGAAAAAACGCTCTCAGAGAGAGAACAGCCAATCACGTCGGGAGGTGTGGTTGCGTCACGCCCCCTCAAAAGAATTATGGGTAGTgtagttttatttgtaattgGGCTTTGTAGTCATacaaaattgtgtatgtttagaTTATTcctagatttttttattgtttattttttaacacaggcagttttatttatttatttatttattaatttatttattacagtgtgtaatatatttgaaaaaaaaaaaaaaaaaaaaacagaaaaaatagttttgtaaaaaaaaattgctttaatTTCAGTATTTATGTTTTGAAGCCCCACCCACGCAGGGACACAGCCGCTTGGCCCCGCCCCTTTCCACTAAAGCCGTCTCCTAACGTCTGCTACTGCATCTTACTGCTCTATAAACCCTATGGTGTATTCTGTAACTTAGTATAAACCTACTGTGcattttgaataattatttatattgtggCAGGTTGTTTAGTAGCAGTTCAGCCATCTGTAATTCGGAATCACTCGATTCACGCTTCTGCTGATGTATTTATATTCTGTTTGTTTGGCTCCATCAGAGAAATACAGGAAATCTGTTGTAAAGACAGAAAAGCGTACAATAAACacatgaaatttatttttacatcgcCAATAGTATTTAACTTAGTGAGTTAGCCAGGCTTAGATGCGTCTTTGTTGGTGttgtttacatttccagcatttagcagacacccttatccagagcacctcacctt from Tachysurus vachellii isolate PV-2020 chromosome 20, HZAU_Pvac_v1, whole genome shotgun sequence includes these protein-coding regions:
- the acat1 gene encoding acetyl-CoA acetyltransferase, mitochondrial — encoded protein: MSLLSTRTQLCRRLAHKYVSRTYSSRPALNEVVIVSAARTPIGSFKGSLSTLPATKLGSIAIKGAIEQAGIPPEAVKEVYMGNVLQAGEGQAPTRQALLGAGLPLSTPATTINKVCASGMKSIMMAAQSLMCGHQDVMVAGGMESMSQVPYVMAREAPSYGGVKMEDLIVKDGLTDVYNKIHMGNCAENTAKKSSISREEQDAYAINSYTRSKAAWESGILAKEVVPVSIPQKGKPDVVVKEDEEWRKVDFSKVPNLKTVFQKENGTVTAANASTLNDGAAAVVLMTADAAKRLNVTPLARIVAFADAAVAPIDFPIAPAFAVPKVLSAAGLKKDDVAMWEINEAFSVVVLANIKMLDIDPGKVNVNGGAVSLGHPIGMSGTRIVGHMVHQLQPGQYGLAGICNGGGGASSVLIQKL